From a region of the Butyrivibrio sp. AE3004 genome:
- a CDS encoding replication initiator protein A: MKFEYFNGKEPASNCFIVLPKALQHDPELKKLSSNAKVLYGIMLDRMKLSAINNQIDKDGKTFIYFSIESIQEELNVGRNTAFKVLEELDTDNGIGLIERVKCGQGRQSRIYVMRIVEAKYDYSADEYENEDTVPVQKFINRDSEEKTEVSESQNVNFKKFINGTSRSLNSNTLEVYNRDPNKNIINKNKINNNNLIHIYPSNTKASTIDGMGCDSDETATRLYVREDIGTDSICSAYPHWESKVRGLEDLIVDVLTSRRSTITIAGEERELNVVKGRFMKLNRFQLETVIENWSKLKKTPNNSRAYLLAMLFNVSGTADMQFEAECNEGAQSNYQKVADNNNADYEDFMEG, encoded by the coding sequence ATGAAATTTGAGTATTTTAACGGAAAAGAGCCTGCTTCAAATTGCTTTATAGTCTTACCGAAAGCACTTCAACATGATCCGGAACTAAAAAAGCTATCTTCAAATGCTAAGGTTCTATATGGAATTATGCTGGATAGGATGAAATTATCAGCTATAAATAATCAGATCGATAAAGATGGTAAAACCTTCATATATTTCTCTATTGAGAGTATTCAGGAGGAGCTTAATGTGGGCAGAAATACAGCTTTTAAAGTCTTGGAAGAGCTTGATACGGACAATGGAATCGGGCTTATAGAACGTGTGAAGTGTGGCCAGGGAAGGCAATCTCGAATTTATGTCATGAGAATAGTTGAGGCAAAATACGATTACTCTGCAGATGAATATGAAAACGAAGATACTGTTCCAGTTCAGAAGTTTATTAATAGGGATTCAGAAGAAAAAACGGAAGTTTCAGAATCCCAAAATGTAAACTTCAAGAAGTTTATAAATGGGACTTCTAGAAGTTTAAATTCTAACACTCTAGAAGTTTATAATCGGGACCCTAATAAGAATATTATTAATAAAAATAAAATTAATAATAATAATCTTATCCATATCTATCCAAGTAATACTAAGGCTTCGACGATTGATGGGATGGGATGTGACTCTGATGAAACAGCTACAAGATTGTATGTCAGGGAAGACATAGGGACTGATTCTATCTGCAGTGCATATCCGCATTGGGAAAGCAAAGTACGTGGACTTGAGGATCTGATTGTTGATGTGCTTACTTCAAGACGCAGCACAATCACAATCGCTGGAGAAGAAAGAGAGCTGAATGTAGTTAAAGGTCGCTTTATGAAGCTTAACAGATTCCAGCTTGAAACAGTGATAGAGAACTGGTCTAAGCTCAAAAAGACACCAAATAATTCTAGGGCATACCTTCTTGCAATGCTGTTTAATGTGTCCGGGACAGCAGATATGCAGTTTGAGGCTGAATGCAATGAGGGTGCACAGAGTAATTATCAAAAGGTGGCTGACAATAACAATGCGGATTATGAAGATTTTATGGAGGGGTAA